The genomic stretch CTGGCCCGCACCCTGGCCGAGGCCGGCGCGGAACTGCTGGTCGTGCCGTCCTTCACCGGCTCCCGGCGCGGCTACACGCGCGTGAGGGTGGGCAGCATGGCCCGTGCCCTGGAGGGGCAGTGCTACGCCCTGCACGCCCCACTGATCGCGGACGCCATGTGGACGTACGCCGTCGAGGACGCCCACGGCATGAGCGCCATCTATGCACCCGCCGACAACGGTCTGCCCGAGGACGGCATCGTCGCGCAGGGGGAGTGGAACACGCCGGGCTGGCTGATCCACGACCTCGACCTGACGCTGACCCGGAACGTGCGCGTGGACGGCCACGTCCTGAACTGGCGGGATCGCGTGGCGGCCCAGGAACGTCCGAGCATGCCGGACACCGTGGCGCTGACCGTGCCCGTCCGTGGCTGAGCGGCTTCATGTCCGTCCCCTGGGCCGTTCGGATGTGGAGGCGTACCGGGAGGTGCGGCTGCAGGCGCTGTGCAACGACCCGGACGCGTTCCTGACCACGGCGGCGGACTTCGCCGCGCGGCCACTGCAGAGCGTGGCGGATCGGCTGGAGCCCACGGCCCATGCTGTGACCTTCGGCGCAGTGCTGGACGGCACGCTGGTCGGCCTGCTCACGCTGGTGCGTGAGGAGAGCGCCGTTCTCGCGCACCGGGCGAACGTGTACGGCGTGTCGGTGGCTCCGGCCGCACGGGGACAGGGGGTCGGAGCTGCCCTGCTGGACGCGGCCGTGGCCCACGCGCGCACGTGGAACGGTGTGCACAGCCTGCACCTGGCGGTCATCGAGACGCAGGCCGCTGCGCGCCGCCTGTACGAGCGCCACGGCTTTCGGGTGTGGGGCCGCCAGCCGGACGCCGTGTGCCGTGACGGTGCCCTGCAGGCCGAGGACTGGATGTGGCGGCCCCTGACCCAGGCGGACTGATCCCGGCCGAATGACCGTGGGGACAGCTGAACACAGTTCAGCGCGACCGGTCGCCCTGGGGGCGCTATCATGCGCGGTGTGCGGCTCCTGCTGCTTTCCGACATTCACGCCAACCACACCGCCCTCCAGGCGGTGCTCAGGGATGCCGATACCCGCAAGTACGATCAGGTGATCCACCTGGGCGACGCCCTGGGCTACGGCCCGCACCCACGTGAGGTGCTCGACACGCTGCGCGATCTGGACGCCGTGTGCATCATGGGCAACCACGACCAGATGCTGCTGGAGTACGCCGACGGCACCCGTGCCCCCAAGGACAGTGTCGTGTCGCTGGCCCTCAAGTACCAGCTCGAACGCATGTCCGAACGCGACGTGGCGTGGGTGCGGCTGTGGCGCGACGGCGTCGATGATCCGGACATCGGGGCCCGCTACCGCCACGGCACGCCCACCAGCCTCGACGAGTACACGGACTCGGTCACGGCCGCCCGTGAGGCGTTTGCGCAGTGGCACGGGCGCCTGGCCTTCGTGGGCCACACGCACGTGCCCGCCGTGTACGCCACCCTGAACGCCCCGGTCGGCGAGTGGATCAAGATGCAGCTGTTCCAGGACGGCGGCAGCTATCTCGTGCCGCCCAGCACCCGCGTGATCCTGAATCCCGGCAGCGTGGGCCAGCCGCGCGACGGCAACCCCAAGGCCAGCTACGCGGTCTTCGACTCGGTGCGGATGCACTACGAGGTCTTCCGCGTGCCCTACGACATCGAGCGTGCCCAGGAGGCGGCCCTGGAGGCCGGACTGCCGCAGGTGCTCGCCGCCCGGCTGGCTGTCGGGAAGTAGGCGCCATGAGCGGATCTCCGGCGAGCCCGCCGGTCAGCCTGCACCCGCAGGTGCTGGAACAGGCCGACGCCTTCCGGGGCAACGCCCTGCTGCTGAGCGGCCCCGCCCGCGTGGGCAAGCTCGCGGTGGCCCGTGCCATCGCCGCCGCACAGAACTGCACCGGCCCGCGTGGCCCCGGTGGCGAGGCCTGCGGTCAGTGCCCGTCGTGCCGCGCCATGACTGCCGGCAGCCACCCGGACGTGCTGCTCGTCGAGCCGCGCGCCACGACCACCACCGGCAAGGCGGCGCGCCGCAAGCTGATTCCCATCGGCGCGATTCTCGATGCCCGCGACAAGGCCCACGAGTACGAGGTGCACGTCTTCGAGTTCCTGGAGGTGCGCCCCACCCACCGGCGCCGCGTGGTCATCGTGAACGGGGCCGAGCATCTGGGCCCCGAGGCCGCCAACGCCCTGCTCAAACTCGTCGAGGAGCCCCCGCACGGAGCCCTGTTCCTGTTCCTGGCCGAGGACGTCCGGGCGGTGCTGCCCACCGTCGTCAGCCGCAGCGCCCGCGTGGGCGTGGCTCCCGCCAGCGACCGGGCCCTGGAGCGTGCTCTGATCGCTGCCGGAGCGGCGCCGGAACCGGAACTCGTCGAGTTCGCCGCCGGACGCGCCGGCATGCTGGACGAGCTGGACAAGGTCAGGAGCGCCCTGCAGGACGCCCGTGACCTGAGTGCTGCCCTGTCAGACGGTCTGCTGCCCGCCCTGGAGGCCGCCGAGGCCCTGGAGAAACGCTTTGACCCCGCGTGGCACCCCGAGACCCTGCGCTTCGTGTGGCGGCACCACCCTGCCCACCAGCGCGCCCGCGCCGACACGGCCCTGGACGCCCTTCAAGGCGCCCTGGAGGCCTATGCCAGTCCCAGCCTGGCCTTCCAGGTGTTCGCGCTGGCCCTCCGGGACGCGTTCGGCCACACCTGAACACCCACCGCCGGGCAAGCTGGCGCCGGCTTCTGCTCCTGCCCACACAGCTGTGCCCACGGGCCGGCAGTCACGCGTTCCGCAGGTGCGTCTGACGGTACCCGTTCCCCCACCTGGGGGGTGGTCAAGTGTGGCAGAGCCACGGAAAGGGGACAGGTACAGTGACTTCAGTTCCACAACAGGAGGTACAGCATGAAGAAACTGATCGTCGTTCTCCTCGCATCGCTGGTGTGCAGCAGCGCCATGGCCGCCCCGTCCATCCAGGGCACGTCCGGAACGGTTCACACCGACGGCAGCAAGATCGCCTGGGCCGGCTGAACATCCGCTGACACAGTCACCACAGGCCGCCCCGGATGCGTTCCGGGCGGCCTGTGCCCTACGCGCCCGCCCGGCGGCGCAGCTTGTCCGCGTACATGCGGCGGTCGCTCTCCCGCAGCAGATCACCCGGCGTCTGCGCATCGTCCGGGGTGCGTGCCACGCCCACACTCGCACTCACGTGCGGCAGCCCCTCCCCACCCGCCTCCCGCAACACCGCGTCCATGAGCGCCCTGAGCGAGGCGTCGTCCTGCGCGCCCGATCCGATCACCGCGAACTCATCCCCACCCATCCGGTACGCCCGCCCGACCCCCGCGAACACCCGCTCCAGGGCTCCAGCGAACCGCTGGAGCAGGCCATCCCCCTGCCCGTACCCCAGCGCGTCGTTGGTCGCCTTCAGGCCGTCCAGGTCACAGCTCACCACCCACAACGCCACCGGCGCCCGCACCGCCGCCTCCAGATCCGTCTCGAACGCCCGGCGGTTCAGGAGGCTTGTCAGCACGTCTGTGCGGGCCATGCGCTCCAGTTCCCGCGCCGACCGTTCCGCCGCCAGCCGCGCCTCCTCCACGTCCCGCAGCCGCTCCATCTGCAACTGCTCGAACACATTCAACAGGTGTGACGCGTCCTCCTCGTCCAGCGCACCGTCGTCTACCAGCGCGTCCCCGCCCGGCGCCAGCACCTCCAGCGCCAGATCCACCAGCGCCGGATCGAAATGCGTGCCCGCCAGCCCCTTGATCTCCGCCAGGGCCTCCTGCGACGTCCACGCCCGCTTATACGGCCGGTCCTGTGTCAACGCGTCGAACACGTCCGCGAGCGCCACGATCCGCCCCGTGAGCGGCACCGCCTCGCCACTCAGCCCGAACGGGTACCCGCGCCCATCCCAGCGCTCATGGTGCGACAGCGCGATCTCCTCCGCCATCCGCAACAGATCGGATCGACCCCCCGACAGGATCCGCGACCCGATCAGGGTGTGCGACTTCATCTGCTCGTACTCCTCAGGCGTCAACGTCCCGGCCTTCAGCAGGATCGCATCCGGAATGCCGATCTTGCCCACGTCATGCAGGCGCGCCGCCACCCCCAGGATCCGCGCCCGCTCCTCCGGCCAGCCCAGGCCACGCGCGATCCGCGCCGCCGCCCGCCCCACCCGGCGCGTGTGCTCCCCCGTCGTGTCGTCCCGGTACTCCGCCGCCATCGCCAGCCGCGTCACGATCTCCTGGTGCGCCCGCGCCAGCTCCGCCGTCCGTTCCTTCACGCGCTGTTCCGCCGCCAGCCGCGCCTCCTGCTCCACCTCCGTCCGGATGCGGTACATGTTCGCGTCGTGCCGGGCACGATCCACCTCGAACTGGATGCTCAGGTTCCGCGTCTGTCGGTCGCGTTCGGTATTGAACAGCTCGTCCTTGATCCGCACGTGCTCCTGGGCGTGCTCAAACGCCCGTCGGTAGTCCCCCTGCCGTGCGCCCAGCGCCGACAGAATCCGGTGGGCCTCGGCCTCCTCCTTCGGGCTTTCGCTTTCCTGTGCCAGGGTCAGGCCCCGCCGGACGTGCCCCTCGACCTGCTCAAGGTGGCCCAGCGACAATTCCACGTCTGCCAGGTGCAGCCTGGACTCGAGTTCACCCTGCGTCTCACCCAGTTCCAGTGCGATCTGCAGCGCGGATTCCAGAGCATCCCTGGCAGGGCCGTGGTGGCCGAGGTCTCCGTTCAGTTTGCCCAGGCTGTCGAGTCCGGACATCTCGCCTGACTTGAACCCGATTGCCCGGCTCAGGCCGATTCCCTGACCGAGGTACGCCGACGCGAGTTCCGTGTCGATCCCCAGATACGCGCTGCCCAGATTCAGCAGCGCGGTGGCCTCCAGCACGCCGTCTCTGGTGGCCCGGGCAGACTCGAGCGCCGACCGGCCCACTGTGACGGCGAGTTCCTGATCGTTGTTGAGCCAGTGGGCCCGTGCCAGACCGATCAGGATGAAACTGTCCAGCTTGATGTCCCTGCCAGAGGCGTGATTGGTGGTGTAGGCCTCGTTCAGCGTGTGGATGGCGGCGGCGGCGTTGCCGATCGAACTCTGGATGTTGGCGATGTTGGTCAGGGTCTTGACCTGTCCAGTGAGATCGTCCAGGGCCCGCCAGTCGTCCAGCGCCTGCTCGAAGCACATCAGCGCGTCCTTGACCCTGCCCGTGCTGAACAGGACGCTGCCGAGGACATTGCGTGCGAACCCCTGCACGTCGCGCTGCTGGGGATCACTGGAGGGCGACACACGGCCCAGGGCGAGCCGCAGCAGCCGCTCGGCCTCGACGCCTTCCCCGAGCGCGAAACAGATCTTCCCGGCGAGTGCCTCGGATCTCGCCTGGTGCACCGGATCTTGCGCCTGCCCGAAGAGCTCGATCGCCACTGCGATGCACTCCCACGCACGCTTGTATTCCATGGACAGCATGAGCGCCCGTGTCTGCAGGACGTGGGCCAGGGCCGTGTCGTGAACCGTGCCCTGAAGCGCCGCGCGCCGCACGAATTCCTCGGCCGTCTGCAGGGAGACCTCGGATTCCGCCGCGAGCTGTGACTCGAGATCGGCGCGCAGCGCGTCGAGTGCCGGATCGCTGTGCCCGGGGCCGCGCTGATCAGAGAGCTGGTGTGGCGACGTCATCCGTGGGTGTCCCGGGTCAATCCACGACTTCGTTCATGAGGGCGGCCAGGTCAATCTGGCCGCTCCCCAGCTGCCCGCCGTAGGGCCAGTTGGCAGCGCGGTCATAGATGGAATTGGTCGCGCTGTGCGATACGGCACCGGGGAGGGACGCCACGTGTTTGCGGGTGGTCTGTCCCAGCGCCAGGGCCAGGCCGCCAGACACGATGGGTGCCGCCTGACTGGTTCCAGTCCACGCCGCCATCATGTTGCCAGGGGCCGGGGCGTACACATTCTCGCCGGGCGCAACCACCTCGGTCTGGACGCCGTAGTTCGAAAATGTCGATTTGGCACCGGTCAGGTCGACGCTCGCGACACTGAGCATGAGGGGGAGGTCGAAGCCGTACTGGGCCGGGAAGGTCAGGGTTCGCCGGGCGGCGTTGCCCACAGACGCAACGGCCAGCACGTTCTTCGATGCGGCGGCGGCCAGCGCGGTCTTGATGGCTGGAGCGTCCGTATCGGTGCCCAGGCTCAGGTTGATCACGTGGGCTCCCCGGGCCACGGCCCAGTTGATCGCCGAGACGATGCTGCTCACATCCCCGGAGCCGTCCGGCCCCAGCACCCGCAGAGGCATGATCTTGGCCCGTGGCGCGACCTGCAGGATGATGCCGGCCACGTTTGTGCCGTGGCCGTAGCCACCGGTGCCCAGTGTGCCCTCCTCCTGCGGGACAGCATCGCCGGCATAGAAGTCCCACCATGTCGCCGGGTCGGTCAGCGCTCCCTGGAATGCGACGTGGTCGACGTCGATCCCGGTATCGATCACAGCGACGACCGTCCCGGCCCCGAGATTGGTCGCTCGCGCCTGGGCCGACTCCAGTCGGACGTTCTGCCACGTCTGGGTGTTCTGCGGAATCGGGGCGTACGTACCGCTGGCCCACGCGATCTTCATGCCGCCGGCCCAGGCCTGCAGCTCACCACTGGCCCACGCGATCTTCATGCCGCCCATCCTGGCGGTGGTCGCACCGCCGCCGCTGATCTGATCCCTGCTGGTGTCGACAGTCACACTGCGGTTCAGGGCGGTGCTGAGGGTGTGGGCACTGGGGGGCGGCGCTCCCGCTGCAGCGTTCAGGCCGATGACGGCGTGGCAGGTGGTGTCGGCGCAGTCCGTGCCCGTGATGCTCACGACGGTGCCGCCGCTCGCGGTCTGGAGCGAGGCAACGGTGTCGCCAGAGTGGACTGGTACGGTTGCCACGTAGTCAAAGCGTGGGGCAACCTGTCCGGGGTGGTTCACGGTCGGATCCGGCAGGGCGATAGGCTCGACGGTCAGTCCGGCGGGTGCAGGGGGCGTGCTGGCCAGCGGGGTGCCGGGTGGCGTGGCTGCACAGGCACTCAGGAGGATGGCCGTGATCGACAGGGTCAGGAAGGCAGGTATCCGGGTCATGGAAGGTTCCTCTCGCGCGGTGGGGACAGAGCGACTGTCAAGACCGTAGATCCAGACCCCTCACCCGGTGCTTACATGGGATCCTTAAAGGTGTCGGGTGGCCGCTGCCGTGACCGCCTATGACTCAGGCCGGTGAACGTGCAGCGGTTCGATGCAGAACGATTCCAGCAGCGTCACCGCCGCGCAGCGACCCCTGGGGTCGTGTGGCCTCGCTGAGGCGTCCGGACAGACCCGGATTCGTGGTGCGGCATGTGGGGCCGGATGCGTGCTGGACGGTACGACACGCTGGTACGCCCCCGACGCCCCGGTGGGCTCTGGCGGCATGCCCTGTCAGAACCCTGACAGGGCATGCCGCCGGGGTTCCTTAAAGTGGGATCCCGCCCTACTCGTCGCTCAGGTGAGACACGACCGCGATGTCCCGTAGCAGTCGTCCTGCTGCACGCTGAAACTGCCGTCCTTGACGCCCTCGAGCAGCGCGGCGAAGTACGTGGTGCGCTCGCCCCAGTCCTGGGCGGGAATGCCGCGGAACGTGAAGGTGCGCAGGCGCCGTCCGAAGGATCGCAGGGCCCCCAGCGCGTCTGCCAGGGTCAGGCGCTCGCGGGACAGCAGCGGCACGTCGACCTGCCGCACGGCGTTCTGCGCGGCCCTGACCAGTTTCTCCAGGCTGGTGTGCGGACTGCGGGGCCGCTCACGGCGGGGCAGGTTCACCGGCACCGGACGACCCGGCAGCAGCCCCTCACGCTCGCGGCGGCGGGTCGCCAGGAAGCTGACCAGGGCGTCCAGCTCGGCCAGCGCCTCCACGCCCTCGACCACGTCGTCCAGCAGGTCGTCGTGTTCGGGGGGCAGGTCGTCCGGGTCGGGGGCCGGAAGCAGCAGCCGCGCCTTCAGGGCGATCACGCCGGCCAGCGTGGGGAGGAGTTCCGGGTGCGTGCCGTCCAGCGGGCCGGTCAGCGCCTGTGCCCACGCCAGCACGTCCCGCGTGAGGCGCAGCAGCGGCACCTCGGCCGGGAGCACCCGCCCAGTCCGCAGCGCCGCCGCCAGATCGGTCAGCGTGCCGTGAAAGACCGGCAGCGTGACCTCGAAGGTGGCTGTCGGTGGCGGGGCGGTCACGGGCACAGGCGCACGGCCACCATCAGAGCTTGAGGAACCCGACCTTCGTCCGGACTTCCTCCATGACCGGCGCGGCGATGGCACGGGCCTCGCGTGCGCCCTGCGCCAGCGCGTCGCGCACGCTGTCCAGATCGTCCCGCAGCTCCTCGCCCCGCGCCTGGATGGGGGTCAGGTGCGCCGTGATGCCGGTCATGACGGCCTTCTTGCAGTCCACGCAGCCGATCCCGGCGCGGCGGCACTCCACGTCCACCATCTGGATGGTGTCCAGATCGCTGAACAGCTTGTGGTAGTCGAAGATCAGGCAGACGTCGGGGTTGCCGGGATCGGTGCGGCGCACGCGGGCCGGATCGGTGGGCGCGACGCGCAGCTTGGCCCAGATGGAGTCCATGGGCTCGAACAGGCCGAGGGTGCTCGTTTCGCCCTTGCTCTTGCTCATCTTACCCTGGCCGTCCACGCCGGGAATCCGCAGGGCCTGCTTGTTGTACACGGCGCGGGGCTCCGGGAAGGTCTCCCCGAAGCTGTGGTTGAACTTCCGGGCGATCTCGCGGGTCAGCTCGATGTGCTGGGTCTGATCCTCGCCCACCGGTACGGTGTCGGCCCGGTACAGCAGGATGTCGGCGGCCATGAGCACCGGGTACATCAGCAGGCCCGCCGGGACGCTCTCCAGCTGACCGGATTTGTCCTTGTACTGCGTCATGCGCTCCAGATCCCCGACCGGCGTGATGGTCGTGAACACCCACGACAACTCCTGGTGCTCGGGCACGTGCGACTGTACGAAGAAGATCACCTGACTGGGGTCGAGGCCCACGGCGAAGTTCGCCACCGCCATGTCCAGCGTGCGCTGCGCGAGGAGCGCCGGGTCGAACGCGGCCGGGTTCGTCAGGGCGTGCAGATCCACGACGCAGTACAGACTCTGCTTGCCGTACTCCCGCCCGAGCTTCACATAGTTCTGCATGGCCCCGAAGTAGTTCCCGATGTGGGGCTCACCGGTCGGCTGGATCCCTGAAAACACGCGCGACATCACCAGGGGATTGTAGCGGGCCGGTCTGGGGGCGCGGTGGCGTGGGCTCACCGTGGCGGACTGGGCAGCCAGAAGCAGCAGTCAGGGGCGGCCCCCTCGTCGGGAGGCCGCCCCTGGATGGACAGGCTTACTTGTCGGCGGGCGCGTCCGTTGCCGGCGTGCTGCCGGAGTCGGGCGTCGTGGCGGGGGTTCCGGTCGAGGGCGTCTCCGTGGCCGGCGTTCCGGTGGCCGGCGTGGTGCTGCCGGGCGTGGCCGTGCCGCTGCCCGTGGCCGGAGTGGTCGGCTTGGGCGTGGCGGCAGCGACCCGCTTCTGCTGGGCCTCGAGCACCGTCTTGAGCTTGTCCACGGGCTTCAGGGCGGCCACCTGCTGGGTCAGGAAGGTCTGGCCCTGCTCCTGCTTCTTGCTGGACAGCACCTGCGTCTCGATCTGGCTGCGCACGGCGCTCAGGGGCTGCGTGGTCGCGGCCTTGAGATCCGTCACGTACAGCACGGCGAAGCGCTCGCCGGACTTCACGACGTCGGTCAGGCTGCCCTCGCCGGCGGTGCGCAGGTTGCGGGCGGTGAACACGGCGGCGTTCAGATCCTCGGCCAGCTTGCCGTCGCCGGCGGTCACGGCGCCCTGCTCGCTGACGGTGCCCCCGGCCTTGGTGGCGGCGGCCGTGAAGCTGCCGCTGCCGTTCCAGCTGCTGCGGAACGCGGCGGCCTTGGCCTGATCCTTGAAGCTCGCCTCGGCGACCGTGCCGCCGGCGGGCGTCTGGAACTGCGTCTTGTTCTGGTCGTAGAACGCCTGGATGTCGGCGTCCGAGACCTTCACGTCACGTGCGCCGTACGCGGCCAGACCGGCGGCGATCTCCTGGCGGCTGCCCACCAGATCCAGCTTCAGCTTCCTGGCAATGTCGGCGGCGGCGTAGCCCTGGATCAGCTGCTGCATGACCTGCGGCTTGAGGATGCCGTTCACGAGCTGCGCGGCCTGATCGGCGGGCACCTGCTGGAGCAGCTGGCCGAACTGCTGGTTGTTCACGACCTGTTCCAGCACGTCCGAGTACGGGATGTTCTGACCGGCGACGGTCGCCACGGTGGGGTTCTCGACCTTCCAGTTGGGATCCTTGTACTCGATCTTCACGTCTTTTTCCAGGCCGGCGATCCAGGTCTCCACTGCGGCGTTCTTCTTCTGCTCGGTCACGGCGGTGGTCGCGTCGGCCTTCGCCTCGGCGTAGGGCTTGACGGCCGGGGCCAGGTACTTCTCGACCTTCACGATGTAGAACTTGCCGCCGCTGGCGATCACGTCCGTCACGCCGCCCTGGGTCAGCGCGAAGGCGGCGGGGCCGACCTCGGTGGGCAGCGCCACCTGCGCGACCGGGCGGGGAGCGCCGTTCTCGATGGGGCCGAGCGCCCCACCGCGATCCTTGAAGTCGCCGGCGGCGTTGTTGTCGCTGGCCAGCTTGGCGAAGTCCGCGCCGCCCTTGGCCTGCGCCAGGAGCGCCGTGGCCTTGGCCTTGTCGCTCACCACGATCTGGCGGCCCACGATACGGGCGTCGCTCTGGAAGGCCTGCGGGTTGAGGTCGTAGTACAGCTTCGCCTCGGCGTCGGTGGCGGCGGGAACGGCCTTCTTCAGCTCGTCGGTCTTGCGCTGGTAGGCCAGGCTGGTGCGCACCTGCTCGCGGAACGAGGAGTCGGTGAAACCCCGGCTCTGCAGGGCGTTTGTCCACGCGGCGTTGTCGGTCAGCTGGTTGGACTCACGGATCTTCTTGACCTCTGCGTTCACGTCGTCGCGGCTCACCCGGACGTCTTTCACGCCCTCGGTGATCAGCGTCTCGCGCACCTTGCTCTGCACGATGTAGGTCTTGAAGTCGTCGGCCAGCACGCCGGTGTCGGTGCTGGCGAGCACGGGATTATTGGTCTTCACGGCGTCGAGTTCCGCGACCGTCACGGTCTGGCCGTTCACGGTCAGCGCAGGAATGCCCTGCTCCTTCTGGCCGAAGAGAGACCCGCCCTGGAGGGCCGGCGTGAACTGATAGGCCATCCCGGCCACGAGCAGGACAGCAAGAACGATCAGCAGACCGTTCACGAGTGGTTTACGCTTCACTTGAACTCCTTTAAGGCAGGTGCTAGGTTACCGGGGCTCTGAGGTGCCGCAGGTGCTGGAGGAGCCGACCGCACTCGTAGCTCAGCTGGATAGAGCGTTGGCCTCCGAAGCCAAAGGTCGCTGGTTCGAGCCCAGTCGAGTGCACCACCCGCGCCGCCCCCCACAACCTGTGAGGGGGCGGCGTTCACTTGATTCCGCACACGCGGCAGCACCGGGAAAGACACGCGCAGGATTCTAGCACGCAAGGTTAAACGGAAATGAAGCCGTAAACGGCGTTCGCAACGTGAAATTTCCGCCGCCTGTCCGGCCGGGCCGGCCCGCGCAGCCTGTACCCTGGAAGGCATGACTGCTCCCGCACATTCCCTGCTGACGCTCCTGGAGACCCTGGGCGGCAGCTACGCCGGCCCCACCCGCCCCGAAAACGGCCCGTACGGCCTGGTCGGCACCGGCGAGGGCTCGGTGGCCGCCCACCTGGCCCAGACCCTGGTGCCCGGCGTCCTGGCCCGCAGCGGCACCCAGTTCGTGCTGGGCAGCCCCGATGCCCGCAGCGCCGCCACCGACTACGCCGATCTGGCCGAGGTCGCTGGGGCCAGCGTAAGGCATGCCAGCACGGGCGGTGCCCCCGGCGAGATCGATGTGCTGATGCCCGGCGGCCCGCTCGCCACCTACCACTTCGCGCAGTACGTGGCGTACGCCAGCGGCCACGCCACCGAGGCCCAGGCCGCCGACGCCCTGATCTCGGATCTGGCGGCCCGCTGCGCGTCGCACGTCGAGGAGAACAATCCCGCCCGTGACCTGGCGTGGAGCCTGTGGGGCCGTCAGCCGCTGCTGCTGGCCGCCCCGGACGCCGAGGCCCTGCCGCATGCGTGGCAGCAGCTGCTGGCCCGGATCGGCAAGACCCTGGCGATCCCCCTGCTGGGCGACCCGCTGCCGCTGACCACCGGAGCGTTCGAGGCCATCCACGAGAAGGGCGACGCCAAGGTCGCGCTGATCCTGGGGGACACGGACGCCACGCTGCTGCTGGCCCGCGAGATCCTCGACAG from Deinococcus sp. AB2017081 encodes the following:
- a CDS encoding SIS domain-containing protein → MTAPAHSLLTLLETLGGSYAGPTRPENGPYGLVGTGEGSVAAHLAQTLVPGVLARSGTQFVLGSPDARSAATDYADLAEVAGASVRHASTGGAPGEIDVLMPGGPLATYHFAQYVAYASGHATEAQAADALISDLAARCASHVEENNPARDLAWSLWGRQPLLLAAPDAEALPHAWQQLLARIGKTLAIPLLGDPLPLTTGAFEAIHEKGDAKVALILGDTDATLLLAREILDSRIDEIIHVGFPDGAQGYPAQLALWYFGAWVAAYLAERYGASPADLPVLARAQAVLSGEDDGDARLSAQRDDLRREPRGAGWDSDEPGFDTDDLDDDDDQD